A part of Paenibacillus sp. sptzw28 genomic DNA contains:
- the ymfI gene encoding elongation factor P 5-aminopentanone reductase: MTVLVTGGSRGIGAAIARRFAAESMNVVIHYNEAHEAANETARECMRLGAANVMTVAADLRSKDQLLRMREKLAFRDSVPDILVNNAGIAHNGMLCDVSEEIWDDVMAVNLKGMFLCTQIFMPTMISQRFGRIINVSSIWGMSGASCEVLYSTTKGGMNAFTKALAKELAPSGVTVNAVAPGAVDTVMLDNLNAQEKTALESEIPVGRFAQPDEIASLVYFLALPESAYITGQIISPNGGWLT, from the coding sequence ATGACGGTGCTTGTGACCGGGGGAAGCCGCGGTATTGGAGCGGCAATTGCACGCCGCTTCGCTGCGGAGAGCATGAATGTCGTCATTCATTATAACGAAGCGCATGAGGCCGCCAACGAGACGGCGCGCGAATGTATGCGGCTTGGCGCCGCAAATGTGATGACCGTAGCGGCCGATTTGCGTTCGAAGGATCAGCTTCTGAGAATGCGCGAGAAGCTGGCGTTCCGTGATTCGGTGCCGGATATTCTCGTCAACAATGCGGGTATCGCCCATAACGGTATGCTCTGCGATGTGAGCGAGGAAATATGGGACGATGTGATGGCGGTTAATTTAAAGGGCATGTTCTTATGCACTCAGATATTCATGCCTACAATGATCTCTCAGCGGTTTGGTCGTATTATCAACGTATCCTCGATCTGGGGAATGTCCGGCGCATCCTGCGAGGTGCTCTATTCTACAACCAAAGGCGGTATGAATGCTTTCACAAAGGCGCTCGCCAAGGAGCTTGCGCCTTCCGGCGTAACGGTGAATGCAGTAGCCCCCGGGGCGGTAGATACGGTCATGCTCGATAATTTGAACGCTCAAGAGAAGACAGCGCTTGAATCCGAAATACCGGTAGGACGGTTCGCCCAACCCGATGAAATCGCCTCGCTTGTTTATTTCCTCGCGCTGCCGGAGTCAGCTTACATTACAGGGCAAATCATAAGTCCAAACGGTGGATGGCTAACCTGA